In Acinetobacter wanghuae, the sequence TTGTGCAATACAACTATGTATAAGTTTTGATCCCTAATTTGGCTTTCAAGATTGGGACATTTGGATCGCTCTTTGTTGTCCGTCCTGCCTTGAAAGATTTTGATTCACCCTAGGTTTAAACCACCTAAATCACGACAATGGATATGAGTGTGCTGCCAATTATTGTATTGTTACCCTTATTATTAGGCACAACTCTGGTCTTGTTGCTGAAACAATGGTCTCGTGGAGCAACGGCTCTCGGTGCGATTGCAATCAGTCTAAGCAGCTTTATTTTATTGGTGCTACAAGCGCCTGCCATTTTTAATGGTCAAGTCCTGATTCAAACATGGACTTGGTTGCCACAACTTGGGCTAGACTTTAGTTTCCGCCTCGATTCACTTGCGCTACTGTTTAGCTTATTGATCAGTGGTATCGGCACACTCATTTATATTTATGCTTATTATTATTTAAGTCCTAAAAATTCTTTGAGTAAACTTTATTTTTTACTCATGCTGTTTATGGCAGCAATGCTCGGTATTTCACTCTCCAATAATTTAATTTTACTGCTGACATTCTGGGAACTTACCAGTATTTCATCCTTCTTATTGGTCGGTTATTGGAGTAATTACGAAGCCGCGCAACGTGGCTCACGTATGGCATTGACCATTACCGGTATGGGTGGACTTGCCATGCTGGGTGGTTTTATTCTCTTAGGGCAAATCACGGGCACTTATCAGATTGATGTCATTCTGACCATGAAAGATCAGATTCAATCTCATGCTTTATTTGTGCCGACATTGCTGCTGATTTTACTCGGTGCTTTTACCAAAAGTGCGCAATTCCCGTTTCATTTTTGGTTGCCAAATGCCATGGCGGCACCAACACCCGTCTCTGCGTATTTACACTCAGCCACAATGGTGAAAGCCGGACTATTTTTGGTTGCTCGTTTACTACCGATTTTTGCTGGGGCTGCGTTATTCCATAATATTGTGACCTTTGTGGGTCTCTTTACCTTATGTATGGCAGCGTTCTTCGCCATCTTTAAAGAAGATTTAAAAGGACTTTTGGCATATTCGACCATTAGTCATTTAGGTCTGATCATGTGCTTGCTGGGTATTGGTTCACCACTTGCTGTGGCTGCTGCTATTTTCCATATTATTAACCACGCCACCTTTAAAGCGGCATTGTTTATGATCGCCGGCATTATCGATCATGAATCTGGTACACGTGATTTACGTAAGCTGTCGGGCTTATGGCAACTACTGCCTTTCACGGCGACATTGACCATGATCACCGCAGCTTCAATGGCGGGTGTGCCACTGACCAATGGTTTCTTGTCCAAAGAAATGTTCTTTACTGAATTGCTTGCCAACCTCAATGGTCCTGTGATGGTCGGGGCTGCAATTGTGGCAACGTTTGCAGGTATTTTTGCAGTCGCTTATTCGGTTCGTTTGGTACATGGCGTATTCTTTGATGGTCCACTCGGTAAGAATGTACCGAATAAAAACGCCCATGAACCGGCTTTTGGCATGCGCGCGCCTGCAACCTTATTGGCTATCTTATGTATTTTAGTCGGTCTTCTACCGGCATTATTAGTCCAAGATATTGTCAATAGTACGGCACGTGCCAGTACACAAAATTTTGCTTTTGAAGGTACGCATCTTGCTATTTGGCATGGTTTTAACCTGCCATTATTAATGAGTGCTATTGCCCTTGTTGGCGGTGTGATTTTCTATTTCGCCTTAGCCAAAGGTGGTCGCTTACGTGAAATTGACCTTGACCCCGCATTAGGTAAATTACAAGGTCGGGTATTGTTCGACTTGTTCTTAAAATCACTCATGATCAATACGCGACGCTTCCGCCGTGCAACTGAAAATGGCAAATTGCAAAGCTATTTATTGTGGATTGTGATATTCAGCGTGGGACTCACTGCTGTGCCATTTATCTCAAGTGGACTCAGCACAGGTACTCGCGAACTGACTTACGCCCCTCCCCTTGCGATTGTGCTGTGGCTATTGATGTTCTCTGCATGTTGGATGATGCTGTGGTTCCATCACGAACGAATTAAAGCCGTACTGATTAGCGGTGCTGTCGGGCTTGTGGTAACCATGGTATTCATTTGCTTCTCTGCACCTGATTTGGCATTGACCCAAATTACTGTTGATGTTGTTACGACTGTTTTACTACTGATGAGCTTGTCGTTATTACCTCAACTCACGCCTTATGAATCGAGCCTATCACGTCGTTGGCGTGATGCAATTATTGCGGTGCTTGGTGGTGGCGGTATTGCATGGGTCGCATGGTTAGTCATGACCCGTGATCATAATTCGATTTCTTGGTTCTTTGCCCAACAAGTGATTCCACTCGGTGGTGGTACCAACGTGGTCAATGTCATTTTGGTCGACTTCCGTGGTTTCGATACCTTCGGGGAAATTACCGTATTGGGCATCGCTGCAATTGGTGCGCTCTGTATGATGGACGGCATGCGTGCGCATGGTACGACCATCACCCAAGGTTTAACCTACCGCTTTAATCCATCGCCACTTATGTTACGTATTACTGCTTCGTGGATTTTACCGATTGCATTAGTCATTAGCTTATACATCTTTATGCGTGGTCATAACTTGCCGGGCGGTGGCTTTATTGCGGGCTTAATTACTTCACTTGCCTTAGTGATTCAATACATTGCGATTGGTCAAGACAAAGCAGAGCAACTGTTAGGCGCAAAATCCGGACGACTTTATGAAATTTGGATTGGAATTGGGTTACTGATTGCTGGACTTACTGGTATGGGGGCTTGGTTCTGGTCACGTCCATTCCTGACCAGTGCACATATTCATGTCTCTCCACCACTGCTTGGTGAGATGCATTTAGCTTCAGCGGCACTATTCGATGTCGGTGTTTATATTACGGTGGTAGGCGCAACTATGCTGATGATTTCAGTATTAGGCGACTCCCGTCACTCCAGTATGTCTGGCCCAGTACCAAGAGGATAATAGAATGATCAGTATCGAATTTTTATTAGCTTCCGCGATTGGGTTACTCAGCGCAACTGGTATTTACTTGATTCTACGGGCGCGTACTTTCCCTGTCGTTTTAGGTTTAGCCATGATTGGCTATGCCGTCAATCTGTTTTTATTCGCCATGGGTCGCATTCAAATTAATGCCCCAAGTGTCTTGACTGAAGCCACCAAAATCACCGATCCATTGCCGCAAGCCTTGGTTCTCACCGCAATTGTCATCGGCTTTGCGACCACTGCTTTTATTGTTCAATTGGCACTTCGTAGCCGTTATGAATCAGGAACAGATCACGTTGATTCAAAAGAAGAAATACCGCTTGACCTACGTGAGGATGAGCCTTAATGACTGATCTTCTGCAATTTTGGCAACAGCATACGCCGATCTTTAGTATCTTATTGCCAGCACTGACCGCCTTTATTTTGGTATTGCTCGGCAATCCCGGTTCAGGTTCTTTAGAGACCGATTGGCGACAACCTTGGCGTCGCGGCATTAGTCATGTTTCAACCTTCTTAGGTTTAGTCATTGCGGTCAGCTATTTGGTGACGACCACTCAAGGACAAATCAGTGTTTATGCTTTAAGCGAATGGACAGCACCTTTTGGGATTGTTTTGGTCTTAGACCGTCTATCCGCTTTAATGTTAGTGCTAACCTACGTCCTTGCTGTTCCAGTTATTTGGTATGCGAGTAAAGAATGGGATACGCGTGGACGTTATTTCCATGCCATGATGCATTTCTTGCTCATGGGTTTAAGCGGCGCTTTCCTTACCGGCGACTTATTTAACCTATTCGTTTTCTTTGAAATTCTGTTGATGGCATCCTATGTTTTACTTTTGCATGGGCAAGGCAAAGCACGCTTTCAACTGGGTATTCATTACGTCACCATTAATCTACTTGCATCGGCATTATTTTTAATTGGTTTAGGTTTAATTTATAGCAGTATCGGCAGCCTAAATATGGCAGATGCTGCGCGCCTATTGCCTTTACTAGAAAATGATCAGCATCAAATTGCCGTGGCAGGTGGTCTACTTCTTTTCGTTGTATTTGGTATTAAAGCCGCGATGTTGCCTGTGGGTTTTTGGCTACCTAAAACCTATGCCGTCGCTACAACACCTGTAGCCGCAATCTTTACCATTATGACCAAGGTCGGGATTTACGCGATTATTCGGGTGAATGGTACGGTCTTTGATGATGCGTATAGCCATCAAATTCTGATGAATTGCTTGATGGTGATTGGTCTAATTACTTCCTTATATGGCGTGATTGGTGCAATTGGTACAGATCGTCTACGACGTTTTATTGGTTTTATGATCATATCCTCTATCGGTACGATCTTAATTGCCATTGCAATGAATACCACAGCCTCATGGGCAGGTGCTTTGTATTATATGGTGCACAGTACCATTATCGGCGCTGTATTTTATATGCTGAGTGGTTGGATTACTTCACAACGTGGCGAATTTAAAGACCACTTTAAAATTGCACCGCGTATTAAACAAAATACATTGGTGTCGATTGTCTACTTTATTGTGGCCTTAATGATGGCAGGTTTACCACCGTTTAGTGGCTTCTTAGGCAAAGTCTTCATCTTACAAGCGACAGCAAATTCACCATATCAAATGACCATTATCATTACGGTATTACTGGTCAGTTTACTCAGCATTTTGGCATTTACTCGGGTTGGGTTCGTACTCTTTTGGCGTGCAACAGCACCCGAACAAGATGTGAATAGCAAAGAATATACGCGTTATGACAACTTGCCGAAACAAGCACCACCACGTAATGATAAAGTGGTCTATGTTTTATTGACGACTTTAATGGCTTATGTGATTTTTGCATCCCCAATCTATAATTTTAGCTATCAAACTGCTGAACAAATTAAAGACAATGCCATCTATGAAGCGGCTTTACTTAAACGTGATGCACAAGGCAAAGTGATTAGCGTACAGCCGTTTGACCCTGAATATTTACCAGAAACCAAATATGGTGGTGAATCGGTTGATCCAAATGCTCATCTTATTCCGTATATGATTTCTGAAAATACTTTAAAGGGCGAGCATATTTCTGATTTTAAACAACGTCAGATCAAAGAGCAGTATGTAGAGCAGCAGCAATCGAGTGATAATAAAACTCAAACCGATGGAGCAATAATCATGGCGAATTCGTTATTTTTGAAATGCTTCCCACATCCATTGGTATCCATTATTGTGGGCATAAGTTGGGTTTTGTTGGCACATAGTTTAGATGTGGCTACGTTACTCATGGCACTGGTTTTAGCCATTGTTATTCCATTCATGGTGAAACGCTTTATTGATTACACGCCCAATATTCATTTGGGTGCCTGCTATTCGGCTGTTCTTTGTGGTGCTTTGGGACATTGTAATTTCAAATATCAATGTGGCTAAACTAGTGCTTGGACCCACGAAAAACTTACATCCAAAATGGTTTCGCGTACCTTTAGATACACGCCATGAAGAGGTTAATGCTTTACTCGCGATGATCATTACGACAACGCCAGGCACAGTATCTGCCGGTATCGATCAGGATCGTGGTGATATTCTTGTGCATGCGTTAAGCACGGATGATGTGGATGCCGAGATTGAAACCATTAAACAACGCTATGAACAGCCCCTCATTGAAATTTTCAGTGTTCAAATTGGAGATGTGAAATGACCATTTTACCTTATGCACTGATCATCTGTTTAGGCGCCGTCACGATTTCAATGCTGCTTTGTCTGATTCGTTTAGTGATGGGTCCATCTATTGTGGATCGACTCTTGGCTTTAGATACTTTATTTTTAAATGCCATTTGTCTGATGGTGATTTTAGGCATTTATTGGAGCAGCAGCTTCTTATTTGAAGGTGCACTGTTGGTTGCCATGCTTGGTTTTGTTTCAACTGTTGCACTTGCCCGCTATTTCACCACCGGTCATGTGATTGACTAGGAGTCTTTAAAATGTCATTAATTTTTGAAATCCTAGTTTCTATCTTTTTGCTCATTGGCGCTTTCTTTATGTTGGTCGGCGGCATTGGGATGGTACGCCTGCCCGATTTATTTATGCGTCTGCATGCACCGACCAAATCAAGTACGCTCGGTCTTGGTAGTTTTTTAATTGCAGCGATGATTTTCTCTGCGATGTATGGTCGCTTTGGTTTCGCAGAAATCTTAATTACTTTATTTGCCTTTATTACTGCACCTGTATCGGCAAATTTAATGGCACAAGCAGCATTGCACTTACGACTGCGTTCAATGAGTGGTGAAGCATCAGAAGCGATTGATCGCCCACTCCCTTGGCAACGCTCTACGCGTCAGGCATTTTATGAAAAGAAAAACTGCGATGATGATTTAAAATAAACTCAATACCAGATGTAAAAAAGCCACCCGAAGGTGGCTTTTTTATGCGTTCAATTGAACTTATTCTTCATCTTTTTTGTCTTCAGCAGGCGGTAAATCCTTCACTGCTTCAGCAATCAGACCAAACATATAGTTACCGTATGCATTGGTTTTGTCGTAATGGAAACGTAAACGAGGTGTTATACGTGTCTTGATTTGACGACTTAACTCATGGCGTAGGAAACCAGATGCTTTGTTTAACACATCTAAAGTTTCTTTATTTGCCGCTTCGCTTTGTTCATCACCAAGTTCACGACCCATTACAGTCACATAAACTTCAGCATAACCTAAGTCTGGGCTCACCTTCACCGCAGAGATGGTCACAAGACCACCTAAGCGTGGATCTTTTAGCTCCTGACGAATCAGTTCAGAGAGTTCTCTCTGAACTGTATCAGCCATACGCTTAAGACGTTGACTACCCGCCATTAAAGACTCCGTTTAATCAGTTGAACATCGTACACTTCGATTTTATCAAGTGCTTTAATGTCTTTATAACCTTTCACCGCAAGACCACATTCCATACCGGCACGAACTTCTTCAACCACTTCTTTATAGCGACGAAGAGACTCAAGCTCACCTTGGAACACAACCACGTCATCACGAAGGACACGAATTGGTTTGTTACGATGTAATACACCTTCAAGTACCATACAACCTGCAGCTGCACCGAATTTACTTGAGTGGAATACTTCACGTACTTGCGCAACACCCAGAATTGTTTCGCGATGTTCAGGCGCAAGCTTACCGCTCATTGCTGCTTTCACATCATCGATCAATTGATAGATCACTGAGTAGTAACGAATATCAATGCTGTCTGCATCTGATTTTTGACGCGCTGCGTTATCGGCACGAACGTTGAAACCAAGAAGAACGGCTTCAGAAGATTCCGCAAGGGTCACGTCTGATTCAGTGATTGCACCAACACCAGAACCAATGATACGTACTTTCACTTCATCCGTTGCAAGATCAGCAAGTGCAACGTGTAATGCTTCTAATGTACCGCGTACATCAGTTTTAAGCACTACGTTCACGATAGGCACATCTTTCTTGCCCATAGACGCCATGATGTTTTCAAGACGCATTGCAGATTGACGTTCCAGACGTTTTTGACGTTCACGATCATTACGTGCATCAGCCACTTCACGTGCTTTTTTCTCGTCATTGACAACAAGAACTTCGTCACCTGCCATTGGCGCTTCTGGAAGACCTAAGATTTCAACTGGAATCGAAGGACCTGCAGATTTAATACGTTGACCGTTTTCATCTGTCATGGCACGAACGCGACCATAAGATGAACCTGCAAGAACAAGGTCACCTACTTTAAGCGTACCGTTTTGAACAAGAATCGATGTTACCGCACCACGGCTGTTATCAACACGTGCTTCGATGACAACACCTTGTGCAGCACCTTCTTCAGACGCTTTAAGCTCAAGAAGTTCAGCTTGAATAGAGATCAAGTCTAGAAGTTCATCGATACCTGCACCTGTGTGCGCAGAAACCATTGCCACAGGAACGTCACCGCCCCATTGTTCAGGCACGATTTCTTTGGTGGTCAATTCATTCAATACGCGATCTGGATCAGCTGATTCTTTATCCATTTTGTTGATCGCAACGATGATTGGCGTACCTGCAGCACGTGCATGGTCGATTGCTTCAGCAGTTTGTGGCATTACACCATCATCCGCTGCAACAACAAGCACCACGATATCAGTCGCTTTTGCACCACGTGAACGCATTGCAGTAAATGCCGCGTGTCCCGGAGTATCAAGGAAAGTGATGATACCTTTATCAGTTTTCACATGGTATGCACCGATGTGCTGCGTGATACCACCCGCTTCGCCTTGTGCCACTTTCGCACGACGGATACGGTCAAGAAGCGATGTTTTACCATGGTCAACGTGACCCATGATCGTAACAACAGGTGCACGAGTAGATTGAACACCACGTGCCTCTTCAGCTTGCTCAAGTAAGTTGTCTTCTGCATCAGTTTCAGATACGAGAACTGGGTTATGACCCATTTCTTCAACAATGAGCGCTGCAATTTCTTGATCGATCGCTTGGTTTTGTGTAACCAATTCACCCATTTTCATGAGTGATTTAATCACTTCGCGAACTTTGATCGCCATTTTTGCTGCTAAGTCAGCAACAACAATGGTTTCACCAATTTCAACATCGTAAACTTGTTTTTTAACAGGTTTTTCGAAGCCGTGTTTGTTTGAAGAACTTGTTTTCAAACCACGTTTAGGCTGTTTGCTAAAGCTTTGCTCTTCCTGACCGCGACGACCACCTTTTTTCGGTGCGCGTGCAGTTGGGGTATTGGTACCACGTTTAATTTCGCGGTCTTCTTTTGCAAATGAATCTTCATATGCTTGACCAACAAGGCCGGCAGCAAGTGGAGAATCATCAACCACACGAATGGTTGCAGTCGTATCTTCAGACGTATATTTCGACGCCATTTGACGCATTTGCTCAAGCGTACGCTGTTGCGCTTCTTCAGCAGATTTACGACGTGCTGCTTCTTCCACTGCTTTTAATTTTGCAGCTTCCGCTTCACGTGCTTTTTTCTGTTCAGCAGTTTCAGCTTGCTTCACCGTTTGTTTTACAATCGGTTTGTTGTTTGACTTACGTGTTACAACAACAGCAGCTTTCGATACTTCTTGTTTCTCACTGGTTTGTTTCGCAGCAGCACGCATTGCTTCTAACGCTTTGCTTGCGCCAGAAGATTGTGCTGGAGTCGCTTTAGGTTCAGCTGCTTTTTGCTCAGTTGCACCTTTAGCTTGATCAGCTTGTTTTGCTAAAGCTTCTGCTTTGATTTGTTCTGGGTTTGGCTTAGTAAATGTATGCTTCTTGCGAACTTCTACATTAATAGTCTTTGCCTTACCTGAAGTACTCGCAACTTTTGCGGTACTGGTCGTTTTACGTTTCAACGTGATCTGTCCTGCATGACCTTCTGAACCTTGTGATTTTTTCACATGGCTCATTAGGTTATCTTGTTGTTCGGGGGTAATAATATCGTCAGCTTTACGCTGTGGTAAACCTGCCTCACGAACCTGCTCTAGGAGCTTCTCAACTGGACGACCCACGCTGAGGGCTAACTCTTTAATCGACTTGTCCGTCATATACTACCTCCTAGTTAAACCATGATTCGCGCGCTTTCATAATGAGTTGACCTGCTTTTTCAGCATCCAAACCTTCGATATCAGAGATATCATCAGTTGCTTGATCTGCTAAATCATCAACTGTAACTACACCATGAGCTGCTAGAGCTTGCGCGATCTCTACTGTCATGCCTTCCATTGCAACAAGTTCTTCACTTGGCGCTTGTACGTTTTCTTGCTGTTTTAATGCATCAGCAAGTGCAACTTCTTTTGCACGGCTTTGCAGTAGTTCAACTAGTTCAGCTTCAAGTTCAATTTCTTCGAACGTTTCAGCAGGTACGTATGCGATTTCTTCAAGCGACGTGAAGCCCATTTCTACGAGTGCCATTGCTAGATCTTCAGCAATATCAAGACGTGTTACAAACATGTCTAAATATTTTTGAGCTTCGCTTTGTTGGCGCGCGTAGTATTCTTCTTCTAACATCATGTCTAGCTTGTAGCCAGTCAATTCAGATGCTAAACGAACGTTTTGACCTTGTGAACCGATCGCACGAGCCAATTGATCACTCGTTGCGAAAATGATGTCTGCTGTATGTGCATCTTCATCAATCACAATACTTGATACATCAGCTGGTTCTAAAGCGCTTGCGATGTACTGTGCAGGATCATCAGACCATACCACCACATCAATACGCTCACCGTTTAACTCAGATTGTACCGCTTGGATACGTGTACCACGCATACCAATACAAGCACCGACTGGGTCAATACGATGGTCATTTGTTTTCACTGCAATTTTAGCACGCACACCCGGTTGACGAGCAGCGGCTTTAATTTCAATGATTTCTTCTGAGATTTCAGGAATCTCTTTCTTCATCAATGCAATCAGCATTTCAGGCTTAGCACGCGACAATAATAATTGCGCGCCACGACCTTCACGGTTCACATTGTAAAGAATGGCACTTACGCGTTGCTTCGGACGAAGAATTTCTTTTGCAATCATTTCTTCGCGTGCAAGATACGCTTCTGCATTTTCACCTAAGTCAATAATGAAGCCATCTTTGGTTTGTTTTTTCACTTCACCATAAATGAGTTCACCGACTTTAGATTCATAAGCATCGGCAACTAAAGCACGTTCAGCTTCACGGATCTTTTGTACGATCACTTGCTTGGCAATTTGCGCTGCAATACGACCGAAATCAATTGATTCAACTTCTAATTCACGAATATCACCGATTGACCATTCAGCAGGATCTACATCTGTGATCGCATCTTGGCACGCTGGCATTTCGTGATCTTCATCAGCTACCACTTCCCACTGACGGAAAGTACGGTAGTCACCTGTCTTGCGATCGATTTCCACACGTAAACGTGCTTCTTCCGAATGCGTACCCTCATAGAATTTCTTCTTGGTCGCTGCTACTAAAGCTTGTTCTAGCGCTTCGAAAATTGCTTCACGAGGTACACCTTTCTCGTTACTAACCGTTTCAACTACGGTAAGAATTTCACGTGCCATGAGTCACCTATTCGTTCAGATTCTTATTAATTGAATTAATCTTGGTAGATCAAATTTGCTTTATCGATATTGTGACTGTCGATATCCAAAATTTGTTGCTGTTCCACTTCCACTTGAATCATTTCATTTTCAAGGTCTACAGACACCAATTTTGCTTGAAACTTACGACGGTTTTCAACCGCACTAATCAAACGTAATGCAACCGTTTGACCGATATAAGCTTGCAATTGATTGAGCTGGAAGAATGGACGATCCCAACCTGGTGAAGATACTTCTAAAGCATATTCGCCTGAGATTGGATCATGCACGTCAAGCATCGCACCGACTTGCTGTGTTACACGTACACAGTCTTGTACGCCAATGCCACGCCCTTCTTCGACTTCGCCTTCTTCGTTTACAACAGGTTCAGCACCCGCTTCAACAGGACGGTCGATATAAATACGTAATAAAGAACGTTTACCTTGAGGAATGAATTCAATTCCCCATAAATCTACGTCGCAAGCTTCAACTGCAGGTGCAATTAAGTCTTGGAGTGCTTGAGTTTTACTAGATAGCTTCATTTACTCTCGTCATCAGGTGCGATTTATGATCTATTTGACCACTACAAACCAATCAAAACTATAG encodes:
- a CDS encoding monovalent cation/H+ antiporter subunit F; amino-acid sequence: MTILPYALIICLGAVTISMLLCLIRLVMGPSIVDRLLALDTLFLNAICLMVILGIYWSSSFLFEGALLVAMLGFVSTVALARYFTTGHVID
- the nusA gene encoding transcription termination factor NusA, translating into MAREILTVVETVSNEKGVPREAIFEALEQALVAATKKKFYEGTHSEEARLRVEIDRKTGDYRTFRQWEVVADEDHEMPACQDAITDVDPAEWSIGDIRELEVESIDFGRIAAQIAKQVIVQKIREAERALVADAYESKVGELIYGEVKKQTKDGFIIDLGENAEAYLAREEMIAKEILRPKQRVSAILYNVNREGRGAQLLLSRAKPEMLIALMKKEIPEISEEIIEIKAAARQPGVRAKIAVKTNDHRIDPVGACIGMRGTRIQAVQSELNGERIDVVVWSDDPAQYIASALEPADVSSIVIDEDAHTADIIFATSDQLARAIGSQGQNVRLASELTGYKLDMMLEEEYYARQQSEAQKYLDMFVTRLDIAEDLAMALVEMGFTSLEEIAYVPAETFEEIELEAELVELLQSRAKEVALADALKQQENVQAPSEELVAMEGMTVEIAQALAAHGVVTVDDLADQATDDISDIEGLDAEKAGQLIMKARESWFN
- the infB gene encoding translation initiation factor IF-2, whose product is MTDKSIKELALSVGRPVEKLLEQVREAGLPQRKADDIITPEQQDNLMSHVKKSQGSEGHAGQITLKRKTTSTAKVASTSGKAKTINVEVRKKHTFTKPNPEQIKAEALAKQADQAKGATEQKAAEPKATPAQSSGASKALEAMRAAAKQTSEKQEVSKAAVVVTRKSNNKPIVKQTVKQAETAEQKKAREAEAAKLKAVEEAARRKSAEEAQQRTLEQMRQMASKYTSEDTTATIRVVDDSPLAAGLVGQAYEDSFAKEDREIKRGTNTPTARAPKKGGRRGQEEQSFSKQPKRGLKTSSSNKHGFEKPVKKQVYDVEIGETIVVADLAAKMAIKVREVIKSLMKMGELVTQNQAIDQEIAALIVEEMGHNPVLVSETDAEDNLLEQAEEARGVQSTRAPVVTIMGHVDHGKTSLLDRIRRAKVAQGEAGGITQHIGAYHVKTDKGIITFLDTPGHAAFTAMRSRGAKATDIVVLVVAADDGVMPQTAEAIDHARAAGTPIIVAINKMDKESADPDRVLNELTTKEIVPEQWGGDVPVAMVSAHTGAGIDELLDLISIQAELLELKASEEGAAQGVVIEARVDNSRGAVTSILVQNGTLKVGDLVLAGSSYGRVRAMTDENGQRIKSAGPSIPVEILGLPEAPMAGDEVLVVNDEKKAREVADARNDRERQKRLERQSAMRLENIMASMGKKDVPIVNVVLKTDVRGTLEALHVALADLATDEVKVRIIGSGVGAITESDVTLAESSEAVLLGFNVRADNAARQKSDADSIDIRYYSVIYQLIDDVKAAMSGKLAPEHRETILGVAQVREVFHSSKFGAAAGCMVLEGVLHRNKPIRVLRDDVVVFQGELESLRRYKEVVEEVRAGMECGLAVKGYKDIKALDKIEVYDVQLIKRSL
- a CDS encoding Na+/H+ antiporter subunit G; this encodes MSLIFEILVSIFLLIGAFFMLVGGIGMVRLPDLFMRLHAPTKSSTLGLGSFLIAAMIFSAMYGRFGFAEILITLFAFITAPVSANLMAQAALHLRLRSMSGEASEAIDRPLPWQRSTRQAFYEKKNCDDDLK
- a CDS encoding ribosome-binding factor A, with protein sequence MAGSQRLKRMADTVQRELSELIRQELKDPRLGGLVTISAVKVSPDLGYAEVYVTVMGRELGDEQSEAANKETLDVLNKASGFLRHELSRQIKTRITPRLRFHYDKTNAYGNYMFGLIAEAVKDLPPAEDKKDEE
- the rimP gene encoding ribosome maturation factor RimP — its product is MKLSSKTQALQDLIAPAVEACDVDLWGIEFIPQGKRSLLRIYIDRPVEAGAEPVVNEEGEVEEGRGIGVQDCVRVTQQVGAMLDVHDPISGEYALEVSSPGWDRPFFQLNQLQAYIGQTVALRLISAVENRRKFQAKLVSVDLENEMIQVEVEQQQILDIDSHNIDKANLIYQD
- a CDS encoding monovalent cation/H+ antiporter subunit A; protein product: MDMSVLPIIVLLPLLLGTTLVLLLKQWSRGATALGAIAISLSSFILLVLQAPAIFNGQVLIQTWTWLPQLGLDFSFRLDSLALLFSLLISGIGTLIYIYAYYYLSPKNSLSKLYFLLMLFMAAMLGISLSNNLILLLTFWELTSISSFLLVGYWSNYEAAQRGSRMALTITGMGGLAMLGGFILLGQITGTYQIDVILTMKDQIQSHALFVPTLLLILLGAFTKSAQFPFHFWLPNAMAAPTPVSAYLHSATMVKAGLFLVARLLPIFAGAALFHNIVTFVGLFTLCMAAFFAIFKEDLKGLLAYSTISHLGLIMCLLGIGSPLAVAAAIFHIINHATFKAALFMIAGIIDHESGTRDLRKLSGLWQLLPFTATLTMITAASMAGVPLTNGFLSKEMFFTELLANLNGPVMVGAAIVATFAGIFAVAYSVRLVHGVFFDGPLGKNVPNKNAHEPAFGMRAPATLLAILCILVGLLPALLVQDIVNSTARASTQNFAFEGTHLAIWHGFNLPLLMSAIALVGGVIFYFALAKGGRLREIDLDPALGKLQGRVLFDLFLKSLMINTRRFRRATENGKLQSYLLWIVIFSVGLTAVPFISSGLSTGTRELTYAPPLAIVLWLLMFSACWMMLWFHHERIKAVLISGAVGLVVTMVFICFSAPDLALTQITVDVVTTVLLLMSLSLLPQLTPYESSLSRRWRDAIIAVLGGGGIAWVAWLVMTRDHNSISWFFAQQVIPLGGGTNVVNVILVDFRGFDTFGEITVLGIAAIGALCMMDGMRAHGTTITQGLTYRFNPSPLMLRITASWILPIALVISLYIFMRGHNLPGGGFIAGLITSLALVIQYIAIGQDKAEQLLGAKSGRLYEIWIGIGLLIAGLTGMGAWFWSRPFLTSAHIHVSPPLLGEMHLASAALFDVGVYITVVGATMLMISVLGDSRHSSMSGPVPRG
- a CDS encoding Na+/H+ antiporter subunit C, producing MISIEFLLASAIGLLSATGIYLILRARTFPVVLGLAMIGYAVNLFLFAMGRIQINAPSVLTEATKITDPLPQALVLTAIVIGFATTAFIVQLALRSRYESGTDHVDSKEEIPLDLREDEP